GCGCCCCGGGGCGCGGTGCGGTGCGTATATAACGCGGTGCGTGTGCAGCGCGGGGAGCGCCCGTCCCCGCAGCCCGGTACcgtcctgcccctctcccccgGGGTGCGGTAACACGAACCGCTTGTCCCAGGTCCGCAGCCGCCGCCACGATGAACAAGAGCATCTTCCAGATacttaaaacaaaaagagaagtaAGTTTTCCCAGAAGCCGGGGCCGTGGTGCCCGCCCCTGGGGAGGGATGCGGCTGGCGCGGGCAGGTGCGCCGGGGCTGCCGCGGGATAGAGAGCACCTTCCcggggaaagggagagagcgAGGGCCCCGTGTTAGAAGTGAGGTGGTGTGAAGAGTAATATACGCTAACAGCTAATGCCACCTGAGTGCTGTATAACCCCTGCTCCCCCAGTCGAGGCTCTCAGCCGGGACACCAGTTCAGCTCTTTCTCCGTTTTGTCTTTCAGCTCGTTCCCCTGGCTGGAATACTGTCCGTGGCAGCAGTTGGGGCGTTCTCTTTTAGCTTGTATTCCCTATTCGGCAAATCTGATGTGATGTAAGCAAAATACTTCTTGTTTGGTGCTCACCCTAACCTTTCTGTATTCGGCAGAAGTATTTGACCATCATGTtttacatcaaaaaaaaaaaaaatccatgttcaTGTTCCAGACTACTGGTAACACCTTAAATATCTGCAGATAGTAAAtagcaaagaaattaattcGTTTGGACCGTAGTCCAAATTATTTCCTAATTtttgatttaatattttttctttgctttaggTGTAACAGGTTTTAAATGCTCCTATCAAGAATTTCAAATCATCAGATAGGTAGATGAGATGCAGATATGTTGCAACCAGACTATTAACTTGTATATGAAGAGCAGCATTGATAATATTAACTTAAGAGAGTATTCTAGTGGCTTGGCTAATAACTGGAATTAAGTCCTATACACTTCAAGCGTTGggaagtttatttatttattttaaagtgacTGGAATAGGCATTTTAGCTGTCAGAGTCCCCTTACTTTGTGTCCTTACTCAGTTCTGATTTTTCAGCTTGCTTCCCTTACAATGACACGATACATGAGTGTTGGCTTGGTTGGTCCTTTGGAAGATGCACATAAAGCAAGCCATTGTTGATTCTACCCAGAACACCCAAACCTGTAAACTTGTGTTTTGGGGAACTCCTTACTTAAGTAAATAGCTCTGCTGATGATAGGCTGCTCATATAAGAAAAACGTATGGAAGAACACACCTTAAAACATAGTACCTGTCTGgttttatcttcttttaaaGGATTAACAGGAGTGGCAATCCAGAACCATGGGAAAATATTGATCCTACCAAGCCTCAGAAGGTAATTTTTACATGCAATATAGTCAATATAAATAGCATATATTTCCAACACAGTGAGTAACTTGTTTTAATGTGTAAGAACTAGCAAAATATTAATGAGGAAACACAAGTAAAGCTGATGTATATCTAATTAATAGTAGAAACAAAATTTTAGTTCCTTACTTTAGATCTTCCCTGTGTTACCTAATGATAGGGGATCAGCTATTACATTCTAGGTCTGATCTTGAACTTATGATACTCTTCTAGTTGCTGTGCTGTGTCTGTTCCCACTGCCAACATCCATTTACTCAATTCCATTGATAACACTGGAAATTTGGAGTACAGAGGAAGGCTGTTTCCCCTTGCTCCTGAATTACAAAATTGACTAAGAATATTTTGGTACTGCAGcctgaaggaaaaatatctttatttagTAGAGCATCTactataaggaaaaataaaattctttggCATTATTATCTATGTAATATCCAAACTATTTTGTTCAACAAATTATTATATATGTCATCAGTTGCTATTTTTGCATacctctgaaagaaaaatgtaaagctACTAGAAATTCTTCACCAATAGGTTGATGTATGACTTGGGGGGTGTGGGAGTGGAGTAAATGCCCACTGGGATTTTGCTAACtttcatattttccatttcttccagCTATTAACAATCCAGCAGAAATGGCAGCCTATAGAAGAGCTGGAAAATGTCAAAAAGCTTATGAAGTGAGAAGTTTCTGTTGCCTCAAAAAGGTGCCCTATGAATCTAGTGGAATCACTTCTGCACAAACTTGACTACTGAAATCAGTGTGCGGAAATGCTTCTGCTACATTTTTGGGGTCTTCCTCCATTTTTTTGGACTCTGAATGAGGAATTTCGTGTTGCTTTAGAAGTTGGCAAACAGCATCCACATAGTCCAAAAAAACTGACTCAAATATTCATTTTCAGTAGGCATTTGATGCCAAATGTTGAATATTCAGATGGTAATTATAGATGGAAAAAGCCTTCACAGTTTTTGTagaattttgagatttttttcaaaatacattatttttgttattttataaatttttaattaaataaatgctAAATTTTTACAACAATTTATGTAAATTCTGTAAATGGAGGTTACCCAAAAGCCCTTCTAAACTGGAATTCCTGGTCTGCTTCCTCTCTATGCTGTATTTCAATGCAGTATATAGACCAAAGTCATATCCAGAAGATGTCTTTGTATGGCAACATATGTGGTCATAAAGTACACTTGCATTTCTTGTCTACATTAGATGTGATGACAGTTTAAGTCAAGACTCATGTTCTGCTGCAAATACTCAAACTTATATATGTGCTCACCTTAACCTGCTGAGGAGTCCAGTAGGTTATTTAAGGGTGTGTTTGAGACTGCAGGATTAGAACTGAAGAATTGAGCATGGctaaaacagaaatgaaaatgagatAATTTCTGTTGTGTTTAAATATTGTTCAtgtttaaatttagaaaaagtTACTAGAATTAGGAAATTTGCATTATCCCAAACAAtgttaatttcttctttttgtccAAGGTTGTTCAAGTGCAAGCTCAAATGTACTGCACAGttaacaatatttttaaacatttctatgTGCTGTTAGGAACATCTACTTTATCAAATAGAAACTAACATATTAAAATTagaaatgattctatgaagagACACTTCCTTTCTAAGCATCTGTGTGTTTTCTTATGGGTTGGCCAGGGAAAGA
The DNA window shown above is from Pseudopipra pipra isolate bDixPip1 chromosome 12, bDixPip1.hap1, whole genome shotgun sequence and carries:
- the C12H15orf48 gene encoding normal mucosa of esophagus-specific gene 1 protein produces the protein MNKSIFQILKTKRELVPLAGILSVAAVGAFSFSLYSLFGKSDVMINRSGNPEPWENIDPTKPQKLLTIQQKWQPIEELENVKKLMK